The Oecophyllibacter saccharovorans sequence CACTGTCATCGCGTTCACGGGTAGTGCGGGGCACATCGTCATTCTGTGCTACGCCGCCGTCATTGGCGATGCGCTCAAGCACCAGCGCACCCGCCTGCCAGCCGTTTTCAGCTTCATGGCAGGCGTAAAGATGAATGGCGCAGGCATGCTGCTCGCTGGTAGCGAAATAATGCTCAGCCATTTCAGCCAGCGTTTTCCCCTTCAGCTCGGCAATGCCCTGATGACGATCGGTATCGGGACCCTGGTCCACCGTGAAGGCCAGGTAGCCTTTGCCCAGCAGTTCTGCCGCTGAGGGGGGCAGGGTTTCAGGCGCATTTTCCGCCATGCGGGCTGTAAAGCGTAGCACGCCTTCGCTGGTGCAGTCGGCCACCAGCAGGGAGACCGGCCCATCCCCCTTGATCTGAAGCGAAAAGGAGCCGTTGAACTTCAGCGCGGTGGCCATGGCGGCCACCAGGGCAAGGGCCTGCGCTCCCAGAGAAAGCACGGCCGGGGGCAGGGAATGGCGTGAGAGAATCACCTCGGCCAGCGGGCCCAGGCGCACCAGGCGGCCACGCACCGGCGCGTCGGCCAGATAAAAGGGCAGCACCGCATGGGGCACGACGAGA is a genomic window containing:
- the hslO gene encoding Hsp33 family molecular chaperone HslO, translating into MTASSSPASSQDLADLDLPLDDAGRPHGLPDLVVPHAVLPFYLADAPVRGRLVRLGPLAEVILSRHSLPPAVLSLGAQALALVAAMATALKFNGSFSLQIKGDGPVSLLVADCTSEGVLRFTARMAENAPETLPPSAAELLGKGYLAFTVDQGPDTDRHQGIAELKGKTLAEMAEHYFATSEQHACAIHLYACHEAENGWQAGALVLERIANDGGVAQNDDVPRTTRERDDSGEGEDLWETACTFADTLTDKEIFDPALSGPALVHRLFGTLDVRVAPARPLSFGCRCNRAKLANVLRNFSADDLDHMTQDGIITMDCHFCNTHHHFRRSALAAAQNGEGAQ